From Drosophila santomea strain STO CAGO 1482 chromosome 2R, Prin_Dsan_1.1, whole genome shotgun sequence:
CAAAGCTTCTTACCCCTCCATTCCGACCGGCCATTGGGGATTCAATGGTTGGGTGGTAAAAACCATCAGCTTTTAACACTTTGCACATTCCGAGCACAAATGGCCGGCAGAAGTGGCCGAGTATCTTTAAGCTTGTTTGATGTGCAAATTCTGGAGTCAGCATACTTTCCCCACTGGACCCCTGTCCATACCCATACCCGATCCCGATTCCTCGACCGTTTCCTATTCTCCAGCCCAGCACGTGCACATCAAGCAACAGCAAGTCGGAATTAGATAAGCAacattcaatttatttttatagattcaatttgaatatttacCTTTCGCAAAGTCCTTTGGCAGGAGGCAAGAAGCTGAGGGCGACAGACGCATGTCAAAGTTGCCAACTTTGAGCTGGGTCCCCAAACTGACTGCAGAGGAAGGGGGTGAAAATGGGGAGAACTCAAGCTTAAATCCCCCCAAAGTGTGTATTAATTTGCAAGTCTAAGTTACTTTCGGCCTGCTGGAAAGGATTAGACAAACAAACCTTTGCCAAGGAGCTAATCATGCTGGGATGTTGgcattttaaaaacttttccccCAGTACTGGGAGTATATATTCGCAGTTGGAAAGTTATTTACTCTGGCATCAAGTTTCACATAGGAAAATGATCCATCCAGAGCATCATAGAAATAGGTTAAAAAGCAGTTTAGAAATAACACCACCAATAATCAAATATTGAAGTTCCTGCCAGCGTACAACGCTCCACGTCCAAACAATCAACATAATCCGCCAAAGCCTGGTAAAAATGCGCCATAAATCCAGTTCATAAAACCCGACCTGTTCGGTAGAGCTCCAGTTTGAGATACGAAATGGATGCCGAGTCAGCAGAAAGTTTTCTCGTGTGGTCGCTGTTTTATAAATCACTTCAGTTTATTGCACAGCTCCTTCGGCTGTCAAAGAATACAAGCCACACAACAACATTCCTAATTCCTTTGCGCtataccaaaaaaataaaagaatattcTTGCCATCACAGCAGAAAAATTTAGTCGGCAAAACTTCGACGGCCGGATgccaaacaaatgcaaaagtCATCGagtaaaaaagttttttaatatgCCGAAATTATTACCAGTCAGTTgatgtttttttctgttttttttacGCTTCGTTTTTCCTTTGCTCTTTTTTGATATGTTATGTGCTGCCTGCCGACCATCCCAACGGCTGGGCGAAAAAAGTTTTACCCCAGACTAAACAGCCATTTTCCCTGTCCCCCCTTCTTTGTAATCAACTTTCTGGCCAACAACGCATTTATTATCAATAAGTTGGATTAGCTCTTCGCAGAGTCTGGGAAAAACTTGCTGACAAAGTGATTAAATTGACTGAAACGAACCGACTAGCTAATAGAAATCTATCTTTCTGCAACGTATAGTAGGATATAGATACAAAAGTTGCTCAAAACTTTGCTCCGAAAACTTTCTAGCGAttgctacaaaaaaaagaaatggccGAGAATGCAGGGAAAGCGGAAAGAGGCTCAATGGAACTGTCAATTAAATTGGTATTTTTGTTTCACTTGCCAAATCACATTCAACTGCCTCCGGCTTTGACTCACTGAATCGGTCTCTATTTGATTAAAGTTCAGTTCGTAATTGCCAAAGTTAGCTTTCAATTAGAAAGttcacattcacacacacatgcacaggTGAGAGGCATTTCATTTGCCTTTTGAATTGCCCACCAATCAGTGTGCTCCGCCAGGGGGAAGTAAAATTGTGAGTCCCCGTCATCGTGGCCATCATCAATAGATGGGCACAAAGGTCACTTTGTCTGGGACCCAGTGCTTTGGGTCGAGAGTCAGGGTTATGTGGCATTCGACCAGAcggccagcaaaaaaaaaaaaaattaaaagcatcCTCGACTGTCTGACGCAAGAAATTAGAAAAGGCTTCAGAACAGACGCTTTGGATTTTCCGCAGccttttttcttgtttttcccgaagaactttctttttttttttgctcgaCTTCCTCGGGCTGGCAAAGTGCAAATGAATGTCATGACCATGGGCGTAGTTATGAAGCTTACGAATCATTTATTCAAGTCcattttaaaagcatttggaaaatgggaaagtcGACTAATCTGTCTGCGTAAGATTGAAACAACGCAAAGTTACTTCTAAACTTTAAGTGGGCAAGAAGAGAACAAATTGTCCTAACTAAACGCAGTTATTAAAGCTTTGCATAAAACCTTTctttaataaatcaaataaaaagtcTGCACTAAAGTAAACTTTGATATTATTCTTACATGAACATCAGttgtttttatacttttaCTCAAAAATGTCCCTTTTTGACCGCGCCCCTGTTTCAGCATCATTTTTTCACGGATTTCCCGCCAGGCACTAAAAGCATCAGCACTCAGTCAGTTATTCAATTGCCAGCCTCACTTTTTATGCCCTTTTTTCtgccttttattttcttcgttATTTGTGGAACGTGAGTTTTTTAATTGTTcactttttcaatttttttattgaattgcCAGCGTTGggaaaaattgaatttacccTTTCAACGCTTTCATAACGCAACAAAGGCGGCAGTAGAATAAAGTGACTATTCTCGTATTGCAGGTGTGAGAACGTGATGACCTGCCCCATCAGGCCGATCGGATCTGGTAATGAGCACTGTCCCTACGACTGGTTGGCCGTCTACGATGGACGTGATGAGCACTCGCCGCTGATTGGAAAGTTCTGCGGCCTGGGCAAGTTCCCATTCAGCATTATTGGTGAGTAGCAAAGCGATGTAGACTTTGCATGGCAGCCATGGGTGTCCCCATCGAGTCCCGCCATCTAAACCATTTGCATATCCGACAGGCACATCACAATACATGTATGTGGAGTTTGTGACTTCGCCGGCGGGTCCGCTGCTCAACACAGGCTTCCATTTCAACGTTGGCAACTGGCCAGGTCATGTGGAGACGGCCGGGATCAAGCACGGCGTCTGCGACTGGCTACTGAGCTCCGACTCTTTAAAGGACAGCAGCGCCAGCGAGGGCATCTTCCTCAGCATCGCCCACTGGTATCCGCCGAATACGTCCTGCAGTTACCACATCAAAGGACATGTCGGCGAAATTGTGCGCCTTTATTTCCCCAGGTAGGCATTTCGAATCTCCTTCGTTTCATTGGAAATTTCTCTGGAATGTCTGTCATTTCTTACAGTATAGAAAGTGTAGTCATATGGTTCTAGAATTGACTGAACGCCTATTATAAGAAATTATCTTTAAATTTGGCTTTATCGTAATGCAATACTCGTACATTTGCAGCGAAAGAGCCATCGATTCTCTAGGTAGTGGTCACAAGAAAGTTGCTGAAAAAGTTTTGGTttaatcaaaaatcaaataagtttCAAGTTCCTTTTTAAATTATCATGTCTGCGAAAACATTTCCCAACTCGTAGCTCGTCGACTCAAGATCGGGGTCACCACTTGCCATTTTGCGTTTACAAGTTTTTCCattaaaatttccatttttgaacCAGTTAGCCCGACAAGGACTATCCAAGTTGATCCCTCTCCGCAATCCAAAATCCTTTGGCCGGCCTTTTCGCTACAAGTGCAAAGTTTTGCGGCTATGTGGGCGGTTTGCATTTGCTTCGTCGGATTGGATTTCATCCCTTCTTTTCCTGGGACAATCCTCGGGGTTCCTCATTGCGTTCTATACGCTGTAAGCgtattttaatgaaattttccgCAAAGATTTATgtgacattttaatttaacgtGTCGAGCTGGAGTTGTTCTTTGTACTCGTATATAAATccaaacttatatatatatatgtatatatatatatatttactttgtCGCAATTGTCGGCCGTGTTGGTGTCTGGAATGTTGCTGCGCAAGTGTCTgaactttttggccaagtgtCGCATTGATtgtgcatttcattttgagTATTTTCCACTGAATTTCCCACCAAGAGCtgcgaaatattttattgtgctgcggtttttggctttgcaTGGCACAACGAACGGCAGAGACTATGGCGAAGTTTTTTCACTCCCTGACACTTTGAGGGCACATCAATGATTGCGATGGAAACAGAATTAAGGTGGGAGTTTTTACACTGATTAAATTGCTCTACTGAGTCTTAAAGATGTTACGACTGACCTTTTGTCtcctttaatttatttgaactGTTTCAAAAGAGAAGATCCTCTTgaagaaaattaatttaaattgatgaAATGTAAGAAGGATTTAACAAAGAGTTAATTATTTCAAGTGAAACATTTGCGATTACGATCCTTAAAGatttctgttttatttccAACACATGATATGAGTTTGTTAGGGGTTGGTTTTAAGACTGACGTTCAACTGCCTTTATATGTATCCCTTAACGCCCATCTACCCTGTAATCCCAAGTACTTCCATTTAGACAAGTTTGCTTCAAGTAATCcagctgcaattgcaatgATTTTGGAGCACCTCCTCCGCTTGAGGAACCAAAACAACCTCCTAATGTTGCAGTCCTCTGTAATTTATGCAGAAATTGTTACCGAACATTGCCAAGTTTTTGGCTAGAAAACTATGTGTACGGGGCAAACatcacaacagcaacagcacatGGGGATGCTGGAAAGATCGGGCGGAGACTGGGGGCTTTAAAATATCAAGCAAGTTTTTGCcaaaagataaatatttatgtccACCTACAGAGGGCAGCAGGATTTCCAAGAGAGCATCGAGTAACCGTCGCAAGCCCATTGTTGTTGGATAACAGGGCACTAGGAAAATTgggcggaaaagcgggtggAAAAGTGGTGGGGATGGTATCTGGGTGCTGGAAAAGTTGTGCGCACGTTTACACCGATTGCCATTAAGAGTTCAGAAGTGGGCAACATGATTGCGTGATTACAGTGCACAAAATGCAACCGAATAGGGTAAGCAATCGAAAGAGAGAGCTACATGCTGGCCGAAAGAGATGCCCAATGCTACGTGGCTTTggtggttttttcttttttggggcAAAAGTTTGAAGTAGACGAAAAATTCAATGGAAAACTGCGTTCGGCACCCACCCACACTACCATTTATGCCGCTCCTCTGGCCAAGTTGTTGTCCTTGTgcttgttgttattgccaatgttgttgtggttgtttagcctcattttttttgcagtttgtTGTTTCTGCCAACTTCACTCAAGTTGCAACAACAAGAGCGGCAATAAGAAATAGAAGGACACGTAATGATCGGAACGTATAATACCCTTACATATTAGGGGAACCTATGACACCAGTAACGTAGAGTGCTAATATCTTATTAGTAATATAGGTAAATAGTTGAAccttttaaaaagtataagtAACTCTGGAAATAAgaaaagtttaataaaaacaatcgCCAGTATCCAATCAATAACAGTTACTGGAATGTATTGGAAACCCAACATCCCCAGCAAGGATATGCTCACAGAGGCAGCCCATTAGAAGATTTTCTCGCAGTCCGCTTCGTAACTGTCAGTTTGCATTTACCTTGTACACCTTCCCCCACTCTTTCACCATCTTCCACCGCCAGCCTCCTGAAAGGATCTCTCCCACCTGGGAGTGTGGGAGCTGTTGTCCTGCTGCCTGTCGCAGGAGTCTCGAGTCTTGAGTCCCGGGTCCCGAGTTCCTAGTCCTGAGTCCCGAGTTTCGAGTCTAGACGCTGTCGACATTGTTTCCAACAAAGTTGCTCATTTAAGTAACATGTCatggctttgcctttgcctttgctttcGTATGCGGCCGCCTCcctggttttttgtttgctcggTCTTTGtctactacctactacctactacctacaTATCTACTACTCCAGTGCGATTTTTCCAAGTGAGCTGACCAGATGTTGAACTACTCCTTGAGTATATTGCACTTAAGTTTTCTACCCAGAAGTGGGGGATTGGATAAGCAATCCATTTGCTTGTGCAGAGCACACACTTTTCCCAATAATGTTGCGAATGGTCGAAGGGAGTTGCCGTGTTCAACTTTTACTAGCTACAAACAACTCATCAGCGTCTGATTCAGTGTGCCATTATCCGATAGATTGTGTTACTATTGTGTATTAATGTCGACTATCATTTGCGACTTCCTATTACATTACGTTGTAGTTTTGCGACTAGAAGCAGCCGGAAAGCACTCATTGCTTGATGAGGTGTATATAACTAAGACACATTCGTAGTAATGTCCTTAGGTTTAAATTCGTATCTATCCATGTTTTAGGTATTTTGATTATAGTATCTTCTATTGCATTCAAAGCACTAATAAACTCGATAGTTTTTACCCCACGGCAATCTCCTAAATaacagaaataaaatcaattgtAGTCATCCACCATGTCTTTAGCCCTACTAACAAAAATCCGCTCGAAATGCACAAGACATGCCGCACACTTGGGCTATTTATAAGCCTTATGGCCACATAAACTGACGCTCTGGGCTTTTGGGCACGGCCCCAATCGACTCCCATATGCACATAACCAGGCTAACCAGTTGACAACAATTCCCGCGATCCCTCGCCCACCTTCGCCGCCCACCCCCAAAATAGCCCCGCCCACCGAGTCGGCATAGCGGAAAACTCGGACTGGGAGTTCGTAACTCGGCCTTACACTCAGAAAAAGCTGCTAACTAAAAGCGTCGATTTTACTTTGTGATTGTATTGCATTTTAAGGAACTGCTTTTTTCTATTTAACATCAAGTTGGTTGAAAAATACCTTGTTTGGTGATCTGGTGCACCCAAAGTGAAATTCCCAGATCActatttttcccagtgtagcAACTGGAATTGGGCTAGGCTGCAAACGGATTACGAGGACATGCCGCAGGGTGTTGGGGCTTACTTTTCGACGACGCGTACGTGAATGACGGTATGGGCACGTCGAAAAGCGCCGAGAAGAAGCCGGGGGTTATGGGGATATAGTTGggtaaaaaaaatagtaactCTGCTCCATTATGAATAGTGAGGGGCGAGAGACTCACGggcataaaaaacaagagcgaaaccaaatgaaatttgtGCCACACTGCTGCCTGCCAGCGACGCAGATtagagggcgtggcagccgCCTACCCTCCGCCCTCCGCCCTTCCTTCAAACTGCTGATGATGGTGATTTTTCTCGATCCCAACTCCCCCCAAGCCCCCCTTTTCCCAGGCACTTTTTGCACAACTTTGTGTGAGTTAATAAAATGTTGTATTATGTCATATTTTCGGATAGAGCCAAATGTAATTTCATAGAATGTATTCACCGACTCTGAATGACAGTTATATAAAAGGATATTCGCAAATCCTAAACAGTAGTCGGGTTACAGAACCAGGTTGTTCACTTTGGGGAATAGGGCACTGAGAACGATGGATGGATATAAATGGTGGAAAACTATTCAAATGTCGATAACGGGTTCATAAACATGGTAACCAATATATTcattaaacaaaatactaTTGGAAATCATTATAGTTAGGATACTTAAGGACATTCTCGATACGTATGTATCGAAATGTATGTGTATTGATGATTTGCAGTTACACTTCGCTGATAAAACCTTTTgatatattaaataaactatGTCGCCTTGATCTTTTCATTTCCGCTGACCAAACTTGAGTTTCCACCCCAAAAGACTGCAGTCACATCAACTGGCAACGAGCAACGTAATGCGGGAAAACTGCAGAAAATTGGCCTTCCACATCAACTCCTTTCAAATATCCTTGGCGTTGCCCATCGTTTTCGCCAGCCTGCCACAAATAGTTTTGGAATGCAATTTGATGGAGGCAGAAATGCAACTCACATCGCGaccccaaaaacccaaacgaGTCTACGTGTGTGCGATAGAGAGGCTCCCAGAGTAAGAGAAAGAGGCAGACTACCAGAGATTTACCTGTTGGCAGGtggaatttatattaaattgtagGGCGCAAGGACGCGGCCAGAATTGTGGCCTGGCACAGTGCCAGCAGGGGAGTTGTTTTTACCATTATGGTTGGCACTGTAGAAATAAAGGGAGTACAGAATAATCGTAACAAATTACTCTATTGATTAAACCATAATTGATATACAGTTAATTCATGACTTAATCCTATTTTTCAGTTTCCGCAtcaatcgaatcgaatcacCGATTTTAAAGTACGAAGGCGACTGCGGAGAATCCCTGACGATCTACGATTCCGACCATGCCGATCCGGCACGGATTATCAAGACCTTCTGCGACACATTCTCGCGACCAATGGAGAAGGTCGACTTTGTGAGCACCAGCCCCTCACTGTACGTGCAGTTCGACTCGAAAACAGGCAGCTATAGCGGCAGCTCACTGTACTACTGGGCGCACTACGATTTCTTCAACAATACGCGATTTGGCGACCCAGTGCCAAACACCCTATGTGACGAGGTGATGTATGCCTGGAAGCATCCAGGTGGACGTCTTCGATCGCCCTTGAATTCACTGATTTTCAAGAGAACCGGCGGAAGCGATGTGCGTTGTCAGTACAAATTTGTGACCGATCGAAGACTGTATGCCAGAGCCATAATCGAAGTGAATTCGGTTTCCTTCAAGGAACTTCCATACAATAGCAATGCCTGCACTCGGTGTCATGAGGAGCGAGTGGACAAACTGGTGATCTGGGAGGAGCGGGATAAGTACCAGAATAACCTGGCCTGCTTTTGTGACAATATCCCCCGAGCGGTTCGAGTTATATCCTCGGCGGATCAAATGAATCTCGAAATGATTGTGCAGGGCCAGCATGCCATTACCTCCTACTTCAAGAACCCCAATCCTCTCTTTGAGGCCACCTATGAGTTTGCCCATGGTCCCTTGTGTGGTCCCATTACTCTGGGACCCTCACCAGATGGCGAACTGGTATTCCCCTATAAGAAGGCCTTGGCCATGGTATCGGGACCCATGGCACCGCCAGAGCATCACTATCGCCGCGAGAAGTGCATTTGGGAACTGAAAGTGGCCGCCCAGCGAGATCTGTGGCTCAACTTGGAGAAGGCACGCTTTGCAGATCGCAGCTGCGAGAGTGCCAAGATCGAGGTCTATTTGGCTGGTCGTCTGGAGCCCAGATTTGTGGTTTGTCCCGAAAATATATCCTTGGCCAGGGATTTGCCCATCCTTACCACAGCGGAGTTGGGAGCCACGGGTGCCGATCAGGAACCCCTGCCCGTGCTTATCCAGTATACTGGTGATGGCCAACCAGGCCGAAACATTTTCCGACTAGTCTGGACGGAACTCTTCCACCTGCCGCGCAATCCGGACGGCAGTCTGGCTGCCTCCCTTCTGCAGGATGGCGGTTGTGATTTCCGATGTCCTGGCGACACTGAAGTCTGCATTCCGAAGCACTTGCTATGCAATGGAATAGCAAATTGCCCAAATGTGACGCATACTTCGACGTTGTCGCAACTCACCCGACATATCGAGTGGAATCTGGAGCAACTGGGATTACTCCATCATGCTGGCGACTACCAGCAGTTGGTGCTGCATGATGAATCTCCCGAGATCTGCCTGAAACACGATCTCAGTGAGCTGCCATATGGAAAGTTGTCCTTGATAGCCCTCGGACTGTGCCTCATGTTCGCACTGCTTTTTGCGATTCTAAGAAGGATGTGCAGAAGCTCGTCCTTACACCAAGGAAGGCATCATCTGCAGGAGGATTACTGAGCACATAATTTACCTAAGGATCAAGAGTTTTGTGA
This genomic window contains:
- the LOC120445813 gene encoding uncharacterized protein LOC120445813 gives rise to the protein MFCGEAEQPQTFISETSYVKVLFHTDNFTDQTYFTFDSRAEQQTEVYLRYGQHPELYPNRRGEVVQGSYCEREYRDCRLQTCYVQSPAYPGLYPRALNCRYKLHTRQPYIKLYLQNEQFAVDGQRCENVMTCPIRPIGSGNEHCPYDWLAVYDGRDEHSPLIGKFCGLGKFPFSIIGTSQYMYVEFVTSPAGPLLNTGFHFNVGNWPGHVETAGIKHGVCDWLLSSDSLKDSSASEGIFLSIAHWYPPNTSCSYHIKGHVGEIVRLYFPSFRINRIESPILKYEGDCGESLTIYDSDHADPARIIKTFCDTFSRPMEKVDFVSTSPSLYVQFDSKTGSYSGSSLYYWAHYDFFNNTRFGDPVPNTLCDEVMYAWKHPGGRLRSPLNSLIFKRTGGSDVRCQYKFVTDRRLYARAIIEVNSVSFKELPYNSNACTRCHEERVDKLVIWEERDKYQNNLACFCDNIPRAVRVISSADQMNLEMIVQGQHAITSYFKNPNPLFEATYEFAHGPLCGPITLGPSPDGELVFPYKKALAMVSGPMAPPEHHYRREKCIWELKVAAQRDLWLNLEKARFADRSCESAKIEVYLAGRLEPRFVVCPENISLARDLPILTTAELGATGADQEPLPVLIQYTGDGQPGRNIFRLVWTELFHLPRNPDGSLAASLLQDGGCDFRCPGDTEVCIPKHLLCNGIANCPNVTHTSTLSQLTRHIEWNLEQLGLLHHAGDYQQLVLHDESPEICLKHDLSELPYGKLSLIALGLCLMFALLFAILRRMCRSSSLHQGRHHLQEDY